The DNA segment CTGTGATCGGCCTCGTCAAGACCCAGTCCCGGGAGTTCGCCCCGGATGTCCGGGTCAACGCCGTCCTGCCGGGTGCACACGAAACCAGCCGGATCGAAGAACTCGTCGAAGCCGCGGTCGAGCGTGGCGATTACGAGGACTACGAAGCCGGCCTGGACGACTGGGCCGAAGGCGTCCCCCTCGAACGCATCGGCGATCCATCGGAACTTGGAGATGTCGTCGCCTTTCTCGCCAGCGACCGCGCGAGCTACGTCACTGGCTCCGAGATTCCGATCGACGGGGGCGCACTACGAAGCTGACTGTCGGACGACGAATCAGCCGTCCTCCCTGGCTGGTCAACCGGCTACGCTCGCTTCAACTTCTCGATGCGCGTCGCGAGCGCCAGGAACGTCGCCAGGATCGTCAGCAGTACCGCCCACGCGGCCGCGAAGTCGTGCGCCGGGACCGAGTGGTCCGGGACTGTTCCCGCGGCCGTCGTGACGAACGGTTCGGCCCGCAGCCAGGTGTGATGTGGTCCCTCGAGTATCGGCCAGAAGTAATCGACCACGTCGTTGAACGCGTACCACGCGACCGCGACCGCGACTGACGGAACGGCAAAGCGAGCGTACCGGTGGATGAGAAACGCCTCCAGGGCCATCGCGAGATGACTCACGATCAGGAAGAGATACAGCCACAGTGCGATCTCTCCCGGTCCGTTCAGTGCGAGCTGTACGTATGGCGTCCAGAGC comes from the Halapricum desulfuricans genome and includes:
- a CDS encoding DUF1405 domain-containing protein; translation: MATAGVGRRIEKLVARYFDGTIPDTEGVPRYVAPLPEWLEDVGLRLAWPIVLVNLVGTLFGFWYYAGRPTELAVGGQLGEATVAAWPLIPDSPVATMFIGLSLAAWRLDFEADWLHALAFFGCIKLGLWTPYVQLALNGPGEIALWLYLFLIVSHLAMALEAFLIHRYARFAVPSVAVAVAWYAFNDVVDYFWPILEGPHHTWLRAEPFVTTAAGTVPDHSVPAHDFAAAWAVLLTILATFLALATRIEKLKRA